One Oryza brachyantha chromosome 3, ObraRS2, whole genome shotgun sequence DNA segment encodes these proteins:
- the LOC121053998 gene encoding protein FAR1-RELATED SEQUENCE 5-like, which yields MISMRFKSEEEGYVFYNNYAREKGFSIRKDYVRRDPITNGIFHRQYTCSREGRRKDMYMGMKNRTRQPRALTRCGCEAQFVIKLDKVRGDWYVLKFVHKHSHPLCKPDETAFLRSHRGLSDEQKAQVTELKEAGLRQHQVMDVMEKCHGGYEAAGFVSRDLYNHFVKLRKKQILWGDANHVIKYMQARQKDDMEFFFEYEMNDVSSLTRLFWSDPQSRIDYEAFGDVVVFDSTYRVNKYNLPFIPFVGVNHHGSTVIFACAIVADEKTSTYEWILRQFLNCMGQKHPKSLITDGDNAMRRAITSVMPNSDHRLCTWHIEQNMGRHLHQDMIADFRVLVHAPIDPDEWRRKWDEFKFNHKVSEDNKWLMRMYNLRKKWAAAYTEG from the exons ATGATTAGTATGAGATTTAAGAGTGAGGAGGAAGGTTATGTATTTTACAATAATTATGCTAGAGAGAAAGGATTCAGCATAAGGAAGGATTACGTGAGACGTGATCCAATTACAAATGGGATATTCCATAGACAGTACACATGCTCTAGAGAAGGACGTAGGAAAGATATGTATATGGGtatgaaaaatagaactaGACAACCCCGGGCACTTACTCGATGTGGTTGTGAAGCTCAGTTTGTGATAAAACTTGACAAGGTTAGGGGTGACTGGTATGTTCTGAAATTTGTTCACAAGCATAGCCATCCATTGTGTAAACCTGATGAAACTGCTTTCTTAAGGTCACATCGTGGACTGTCTGATGAACAGAAAGCTCAGGTAACGGAATTGAAAGAGGCTGGTTTGCGTCAGCATCAAGTGATGGATGTTATGGAAAAATGCCATGGTGGTTATGAAGCGGCTGGGTTTGTTTCTAGGGATCTATATAACCACTTTGTCAAACTAAGGAAGAAACAAATACTTTGGGGTGACGCCAACCATGTTATCAAGTACATGCAGGCACGACAAAAGGATGatatggagtttttttttgagtacGAGATGAATGATGTTAGTTCTTTGACAAGGTTATTTTGGTCAGACCCACAATCTCGCATTGATTATGAGGCttttggtgatgttgttgtttTCGATAGCACATACCGTGTGAACAAATATAACCTACCTTTCATCCCCTTTGTTGGTGTCAACCATCATGGTTCCACTGTGATTTTTGCATGTGCCATAGTTGCAGACGAGAAGACATCAACATATGAATGGATTCTTAGGCAATTTTTGAATTGCATGGGTCAGAAACATCCAAAATCCTTGATAACAGATGGGGACAATGCAATGCGTAGAGCAATCACATCTGTGATGCCCAATTCAGACCACCGGTTATGTACTTGGCATATTGAGCAGAATATGGGACGACATCTACATCAAGATATGATAGCAGATTTCAGAGTTCTTGTTCATGCACCCATTGATCCAGATGAGTGGAGGAGAAAGTGGGATGAATTCAAGTTTAACCATAAAGTTTCTGAAGATAACAAGTGGCTTATGAGGATGTACAACCTAAGAAAGAAATGGGCTGCTGCATATACAGAAG GCTGA
- the LOC102700322 gene encoding cysteine proteinase inhibitor 5-like, with the protein MMRRTSSPSPSSSLLPLLVVAAALVAAALPAAEATYRPIANPNALVYQQVGRFSVIVYNLSHRKSLVFVSVVSGETEAAVGGGTNYRLVLLAQTTPGGSKAKFQCVVWGVPGSRANTWKLLSFQPI; encoded by the coding sequence ATGATGAGgaggacgtcgtcgccgtcgccgtcgtcgtcgctgcttCCCCTGCTcgtggtcgccgccgcactcgtcgccgccgcgctcccggcggcggaggcgacgtaCAGGCCGATCGCCAACCCCAACGCCCTGGTGTACCAGCAGGTGGGGCGGTTCTCCGTGATCGTCTACAACCTCTCGCACCGCAAGAGCCTGGTGTTCGTCTCCGTCGTCagcggcgagaccgaggcggcggtcggcggcggcaccaaCTACCGGCTCGTGCTCTTGGCGCAGACGACGCCCGGCGGGAGCAAGGCCAAGTTCCAGTGCGTCGTCTGGGGCGTGCCCGGCTCTCGCGCCAACACCTGGAAGCTCCTCAGCTTCCAGCCCATCTAG